From bacterium:
CAGTCTGAATTATGTTTTGAGATTTTAAGAAGATTTCACAGAAATGGTATTTTAGACAATTTCATTCTTATTGGTAGTTGGTGTGTATATTTTTACAAGGATTATTTTTCTGGCATCCCATACATAGACCAAACAACTATGAAAACAAGAGATATCGATTTTCTAATAGATAATCCCAATAGAATAAAGAAATATATTGACATACCAGAACTCCTCAAAGATTTAGGGTTTGTTACAACTTTTAAAGGCAGTAGAGGTTATATCAAACTTGATCACCCGGATTTAATACTCGAATTTTTGGTTCCAGAAAAAGGCAAAGGCACGGATAAACCTCATCCATTGCCAAAATTAGGAATTAACGCAGTTGCTTTAAGATTTTTGAGTTTTCTTTCAAGCAACACAATTAAAGCTAAAGTGGAAGACTTTTATTTAACATTGCCACATCCTGCCAACTTTGCCTTACATAAATTGATAATTTTCCAACGTAGAGTTAGAGAAGAAAAGGCTATAAAAGATAGGGACACTGCGGTTAAAATATTAAAGTTTTTAATTAATAAGGACGAAGCAAACATAATCAGGGAAGTTTTTGATTTTGTGCCTAAAAAATGGCAGAAGAAGATTATAAATGGATTGGAAGAGCAAGCGGAAGAAAGTATTTTAGAAATACTGAAATCTTTTTGACATTCTCCGATTTTTATATTGTAGGGGCGGGGCTTGCCTCCGCCCTTTTTTTGTGTCATTGCGAGGAGCGTAGCGACGTGGCAATCTCTTTGTCGTTTTCCCTTTTTTCTTTATGATTTTGGGATGGGGGAGTATAATAAAAAAATAAGGATTAATTAAATAATATGAGGACATCAGATCACAAAGGAAAGGCGAAGATGAGTAAGATTAAGGAGTTTTTCTGTCTTACAAACGATAATAATGGATTCAAGTTAGAGATTCTCGAAAATCCAGATGACAAATCTCTTTGTGCGGAACTAACCAGAATCGAGAATTATTTGCCTCGGCAGCACAGGGGCTCCGATCCGATTTCTTACATGAAATATCATGATTTAGAAAAAATCGTCGGCTCGAATCTCGACCAGATTGTTGCGAATGCTAAGGCGAGAATTCATGAGCTCGGATTCAATATGCTTAACTGGAAAGAAGAAGAAAAGTTATGACAAAAAAGCGAAATTACGATAATTGGAGCAAAGAAGAGCTTATTCGTGAGGTTATTAAGCTCGAAAAACGCAAAAAATACGGTGTAGTATGGGAAGATAAGCTTGAAGAAGTAGCTACATTATGTAAGGAAAAATTACCGATTCTTGAGGAAGAAGTTAAAAAAGAAATTAAAACAGATAGCGAAAAACCAGTAAATATTTTGATAGAGGGCGATAATTATCATGCCCTGTCTGTTCTGAACTACACGCATAAAGGCAAAATTGACGTGATATATATTGATCCACCGTATAATACAGGGGCTAAAGATTGGAAGTATAATAATCATTATGTGGATAGCAACGATCAATGGAGGCATAGCAAATGGCTTTCCTTTATGGACAAGAGGTTGAGACTTGCAAAAAAATTACTCAAGAAAAATGGAGTGTTCATTTGCACTATTGACCACAATGAACAGGAAGCTCTTGGTCTGCTTTTGCAAGAGATTTTCCCAGGGAAAAACATAGTATGCGTGACTATTGTTCATAATCCTGCGGGGATACAAGGAGATAATTTTTCGTATTGTCATGAATATGCATATTTTGTTTTCTCTAAAGGCGGTAGATATATCGGTCATCAAATAAGAAATGAAAATGAAGCCGATATTAGAAATTTTAGAGATGTAACAGGGGATGATTCTTTAAGGACTGCAGCTGCAAATTGTTTTTATCCAATCTACGTTAAAAATGGAGAAATTATTGGATTTGGTGATGTCTGTAGGAATGATTTTCATCCAGGTAAAGTTAATATTATTAAAAACAATGGAGTAATTGAAGTTTATCCGGTTGATCCTCAAGACGTTGAAAGAAAATGGAGATTTGCAAGACAAACCGTAAAAGGCGTTAAAGATGAACTCAAAGCAAAATATATTAATAAACGTAAGGTATGGGATATAGTCAGGATTAAAAATAGATTTAACTACAAGACTGTCTGGAATGATAGCAGATACTCTTCAAATAATCATGGAACT
This genomic window contains:
- a CDS encoding GSU2403 family nucleotidyltransferase fold protein, translated to MEKKQSELCFEILRRFHRNGILDNFILIGSWCVYFYKDYFSGIPYIDQTTMKTRDIDFLIDNPNRIKKYIDIPELLKDLGFVTTFKGSRGYIKLDHPDLILEFLVPEKGKGTDKPHPLPKLGINAVALRFLSFLSSNTIKAKVEDFYLTLPHPANFALHKLIIFQRRVREEKAIKDRDTAVKILKFLINKDEANIIREVFDFVPKKWQKKIINGLEEQAEESILEILKSF
- a CDS encoding DNA methyltransferase; protein product: MTKKRNYDNWSKEELIREVIKLEKRKKYGVVWEDKLEEVATLCKEKLPILEEEVKKEIKTDSEKPVNILIEGDNYHALSVLNYTHKGKIDVIYIDPPYNTGAKDWKYNNHYVDSNDQWRHSKWLSFMDKRLRLAKKLLKKNGVFICTIDHNEQEALGLLLQEIFPGKNIVCVTIVHNPAGIQGDNFSYCHEYAYFVFSKGGRYIGHQIRNENEADIRNFRDVTGDDSLRTAAANCFYPIYVKNGEIIGFGDVCRNDFHPGKVNIIKNNGVIEVYPVDPQDVERKWRFARQTVKGVKDELKAKYINKRKVWDIVRIKNRFNYKTVWNDSRYSSNNHGTQLLNQIVERNAFSYPKSIYAVIDSIDAASKNNNEAIILDFFAGSGTTGHAILEMNKDDGGKRKFILCTNNENKIAEDICYPRIKNVINGYIGRISSKRIKGLAGNLKYFKTAFVDANPTDKNKKRLVDKSTEMLCLKEDCFDEVKKGEDFRIFKNSQNKYLGIIYDDKGIEGFKKEAKKMKEKFVVYVFSLDESAREEEFEDMADMVQLKPIPAVILNVYKRIFK